Proteins from a genomic interval of Syngnathoides biaculeatus isolate LvHL_M chromosome 23, ASM1980259v1, whole genome shotgun sequence:
- the ost4 gene encoding dolichyl-diphosphooligosaccharide--protein glycosyltransferase subunit 4 — protein MVTDVQLAIFANMLGVSLFLLVVLYHYVAVNNPKKQD, from the coding sequence ATGGTGACAGACGTGCAGTTGGCCATTTTTGCCAACATGCTCGGCGTGTCCCTGTTCCTGCTGGTGGTGCTGTACCACTACGTGGCTGTCAACAACCCAAAGAAGCAGGACTAG
- the c23h1orf198 gene encoding uncharacterized protein C1orf198 homolog — protein MAAASVAGLEAHNMEEKKFQYFSSINSMAKKIMLEREKIKNKHGSTWDKMSPQEQDNAIDNWLMDPHIRARYAMHRVDRDEVVCYPKLLIQTGQKIVHFGEEDISWQDEHSAPFSWETKSQMEFSLTPAPDQEVSVSQGDAKPARTPHSTQLGKSVTGAKLSASESRRPEEESAFWKISAERSRLEGEKADFQSLTPSQIKSLEKGEKPLPSYLRQETSFSSKEPESDPHPPALPKPVKQRAPKPPAPQPPVAISISPSPVAPLRVSGAGWERSQSTLPVVSYTVDEVFPTPSPLAKSPAPPGNKEKEDDDSPGSPAFSQFNSSTNILKTGFDFLDNW, from the exons atggcggccgcgTCGGTCGCGGGGCTCGAAGCCCACAACATGGAAGAAAAGAAATTCCAATACTTCTCTTCGATCAACTCCATGGCCAAGAAGATCATGCTGGAGCGAGAGAAAATCAAAAACAAGCACGGCTCGACGTGGGACAAAATGTCGCCGCAGGAGCAGGACAACGCCATCGACAACTGGTTGATGGATCCGCACATCCGAGCCCGATACGCCATGCACCGGGTAGACCGGGACGAGGTGGTCTGCTACCCCAAGCTACTCATCCAGACCGGACAGAAGATCGTCCATTTCGGGGAAGAG GATATTTCATGGCAAGATGAACATTCGGCTCCCTTCTCATGGGAAACCAAG AGCCAGATGGAATTTAGCCTGACACCGGCCCCCGACCAGGAAGTGTCCGTCTCCCAGGGGGACGCCAAACCCGCAAGGACCCCTCACTCCACCCAGCTTGGCAAGAGTGTAACTGGAGCCAAG TTGTCGGCGAGCGAGAGCCGGCGTCCGGAGGAGGAGTCGGCGTTCTGGAAGATCAGCGCCGAGCGGTCACGACTGGAGGGTGAGAAAGCGGATTTCCAGTCGCTGACGCCCAGCCAGATCAAGTCtctggagaaaggagagaagcCGCTGCCCTCGTACCTGCGCCAG GAGACGTCTTTCTCCTCCAAAGAGCCGGAGTCGGACCCTCACCCGCCGGCGCTGCCCAAGCCGGTTAAGCAGCGAGCGCCCAAGCCTCCGGCCCCGCAACCTCCCGTCGCCATCTCCATTTCGCCGAGCCCCGTCGCTCCGCTCAGAGTCTCGGGGGCGGGCTGGGAGCGCTCGCAGAGCACTCTGCCGGTTGTCAGTTACACGGTGGACGAGGTGTTccccacccccagccccctCGCCAAGAGCCCCGCTCCCCCCGGCAACAAGGAAAAAGAGGACGACGACTCGCCCGGAAGTCCTGCCTTTTCCCAG TTTAACAGCAGCACCAACATCCTGAAGACAGGATTTGACTTCCTGGACAACTGGTAA
- the LOC133496333 gene encoding C-type lectin domain family 11 member A-like yields the protein MCLWEALSRRGREERTGTFFFFLLLLSGVGSLKMGLVARSLALLCLCSVGWCVPAGTPQPTQASLADAKKSRGDVPDILPASELEPTNTASDFETSYNYVLSRLAGMDRAIHSLNVGHYTLDVTVAQLMARLSRMDAKVAELEDRIREVYQHSKDNRKETGRLEGCQKGQRVGYKCYLVYNNQEDYAGASTKCLERGGRMAMPRDRREQEALADYVKSFFQPGNWPVWLGVNDLSTEGVYVFDDGTPVSYFQWRRHFLSGQPDGGKRENCVAMASDDGEWWDHYCDRAMNYVCEFDDRVAL from the exons ATGTGTCTGTGGGAGGCCTTAAGCAggagaggaagggaggagagaactgggactttttttttttttttgctgcttctttCAGGAGTCGGGAGCTTGAAAAtgggactggtcgccaggtcGCTCGCTCTGCTGTGTTTGTGCTCGGTGGGATGGTGCGTTCCCGCCGGAACGCCGCAACCGACGCAG GCGTCTCTTGCAGATGCGAAAAAGTCACGAGGAGATGTCCCAGACATTCTTCCGGCGTCGGAACTGGAGCCCACCAACACGGCATCGGACTTTGAAACCTCCTACAACTACGTTT TGTCCAGACTGGCTGGGATGGACCGGGCCATCCACAGTCTCAACGTGGGCCACTACACCCTGGATGTCACTGTGGCCCAGCTTATGGCGCGTCTGTCCAGGATGGATG CCAAGGTGGCGGAGCTGGAGGACAGAATCCGGGAAGTCTACCAGCACAGCAAAGACAACCGCAAAGAGACCGGAAGATTGgaag GGTGCCAGAAGGGCCAGCGGGTGGGCTACAAATGCTACCTGGTGTACAACAACCAGGAGGACTACGCCGGTGCGTCCACAAAGTGCCTGGAACGCGGGGGTCGCATGGCCATGCCACGAGACCGCCGCGAGCAGGAGGCGCTGGCCGATTACGTCAAGTCCTTCTTCCAACCGGGCAATTGGCCCGTGTGGCTCGGCGTCAACGACCTGTCGACCGAGGGCGTGTACGTCTTCGACGACGGCACGCCCGTCTCCTACTTCCAGTGGCGCAGGCACTTCCTGTCCGGCCAGCCGGACGGCGGCAAGCGCGAGAACTGCGTGGCCATGGCGTCGGACGACGGCGAATGGTGGGACCACTACTGTGACAGGGCCATGAACTACGTGTGCGAGTTTGATGACAGGGTGGCGCTTTAG
- the selenol gene encoding selenoprotein L, with protein MEEDVSPEERLTAALKQLVIFGKSLLEQAKEDAQTSMEDFVPYKIATLLGLIAAGADFYKSIGVKKKSDAEATWQKLYGHAGVREQVEELLELQIQWDSFLEHVDRSLQSSNAPVTTGGQTADIFSTETLLTDGRTGKSVNLDQYRSPGQKLLLVLIRHFGULPURDHVAELEGNKAALEARSVKVVVVSFGALEGARLWLQQTGCTLNLVLDPHRKIYRIFGLISSCAKVMNFDSMLRYSEYQASDRAFPEFPMHMLEDIYQMGGDFLISDTDKVLLSHPSMYPMDRPTLGEILQSASGSIQLAAQEVSGSDAPSHADDVTPPTHGNVKRCDRCKAARSGRPLITVRSLL; from the exons ATGGAGGAAGACGTGTCCCCAGAGGAGCGCCTCACTGCAGCCTTGAAGCAGCTCGTCATCTTTGGCAAATCGCTGTTGGAGCAGGCCAAGGAAGATGCTCAGA cgtCCATGGAGGACTTTGTCCCATACAAAATTGCCACTCTGCTGGGCCTGATTGCGGCCGGAGCAGATTTCTACAAAAG CATCGGAGTGAAGAAGAAAAGCGATGCCGAGGCCACCTGGCAGAAGTTGTATGG CCACGCGGGAGTGAGGGAACAAGTGGAGGAGCTCCTCGAGCTCCAG ATCCAATGGGACTCCTTCCTAGAGCACGTCGATCGAAGTCTTCAGTCGTCTAATGCTCCCGTGACGACCGGAGGACAAACAGCGGACATCTTTAGCACCGAAACTTTGTTGACCGATGGACGCACTGGAAA GAGTGTCAATCTGGATCAGTACCGTTCCCCGGGTCAGAAGCTTCTGCTGGTCCTCATCAGGCACTTTGGATGACTGCCGTGACGCGACCATGTGGCCGAGCTGGAGGGCAACAAG GCTGCCCTGGAGGCTCGGTCCGTGAAGGTCGTGGTAGTGTCCTTTGGAGCACTGGAGGGGGCCCGTTTATGGTTGCAGCAGACGGGATGCACCTTGAACTTGGTGCTGGATCCGCACAGGAAG ATCTACAGGATCTTTGGACTGATCTCGTCCTGCGCTAAAGTCATGAATTTCGACTCCATGCTGCGGTATTCTGAGTACCAAGCATCTGACAGAGCGTTCCCCGAATTCCCCATGCACATGTTGGAGGACATCTACCAG ATGGGAGGTGACTTTCTGATTAGCGACACCGACAAAGTCCTCCTGTCCCACCCGAGCATGTATCCGATGGACCGACCCACGCTGGGTGAAATCCTGCAGTCGGCCTCCGGCTCCATCCAGTTAGCGGCGCAGGAGGTTAGCGGCAGCGACGCCCCGTCGCACGCTGATGACGTCACGCCTCCCACTCACGGTAACGTGAAGAGGTGCGACCGATGCAAAGCTGCGCGGAGCGGCCGCCCGCTTATCACTGTTAGGTCCTTGCTGTAA